In Quercus robur chromosome 11, dhQueRobu3.1, whole genome shotgun sequence, the following proteins share a genomic window:
- the LOC126706589 gene encoding 17.5 kDa class I heat shock protein-like, which produces MSMIPSFLSGQRSNIFDPFSLNVWDPFKDFPTQISKENSAFVNSTRVDWKETPEAHVLKADLPGLNKEEVKVEVEDDRVVRISGERKIEKEDKNDTWHRVERSSGKFVRSFRLPENVKMDQIKAAMENGVLTVTVPKVEVKKTDVKAIEISG; this is translated from the coding sequence ATGTCGATGATTCCAAGCTTCTTAAGTGGCCAACGCAGCAATATCTTCGACCCATTCTCTCTAAACGTATGGGACCCATTCAAGGATTTCCCAACCCAAATTTCCAAAGAGAATTCTGCTTTCGTTAACAGTACTCGTGTTGATTGGAAAGAGACCCCAGAAGCTCACGTGTTGAAGGCCGATCTTCCTGGGCTAAACAAGGAGGAAGTGAAAGTCGAGGTCGAAGATGACAGAGTGGTTCGGATTAGTGGAGAGAGGAAGATAGAGAAGGAAGACAAGAATGACACGTGGCATCGTGTCGAGCGGAGCAGTGGCAAGTTCGTGAGGAGTTTCAGGTTGCCGGAGAATGTGAAGATGGATCAGATTAAGGCTGCGATGGAGAATGGGGTTCTTACTGTTACTGTTCCTAAGGTGGAGGTGAAGAAAACTGATGTTAAGGCCATTGAAATCTCTGGTTGA